From the genome of Candidatus Paceibacterota bacterium, one region includes:
- a CDS encoding CCA tRNA nucleotidyltransferase yields MSAHPAKPPQATALAIVRRLQHAGFSAFWVGGCVRDFLLGREPGDYDIASSARPEQIEKLFRRTIPVGRKFGVMVVVESRRQFEVATFRAEADYQDGRRPGRVTFGDAMADARRRDFTVNGLFYDPVARQLHDWVGGEADLRARIIRTIGAPAERFAEDHLRLLRAVRFAAQLDFTIQPETFAALKATAPKIKTTSAERIREELVKLFCPPHAARGLELLRESGLLEQVLPEIAATVTCEQSPDYHPEGTVFNHLRLMLQHLPAQPDPLLPWAVLLHDVAKPLTAAPDPKTGSIHFYGHEKVGAEMAAEILKRLRFPRKHLEQVVQAVRHHMQFKDALEMRKSTLRRLILRPTFPLELALHRLDCLGSHGGLTVHDYLLAQARELEHQPQLLPPLLTGHDLIALGMKPGPALGALLAEIREKQLQEELKTRAEARQWARKRLARAAGGRTAMGPRAGARSR; encoded by the coding sequence ATGAGCGCGCACCCAGCCAAACCTCCGCAAGCGACCGCCCTGGCCATTGTCCGCCGGCTGCAGCACGCCGGGTTCTCCGCGTTCTGGGTCGGCGGTTGCGTCCGCGACTTCCTCCTCGGACGGGAACCAGGCGACTACGACATCGCCTCCTCCGCCCGGCCGGAACAGATCGAGAAGCTGTTCCGGCGCACGATTCCGGTCGGGCGCAAGTTCGGCGTCATGGTGGTCGTCGAGAGCCGACGCCAGTTCGAGGTCGCCACCTTCCGCGCCGAAGCCGACTACCAGGACGGCCGGCGCCCTGGACGCGTCACCTTCGGCGACGCGATGGCCGACGCCCGCCGCCGGGATTTTACCGTCAACGGCTTGTTCTACGACCCGGTCGCCAGACAGTTGCACGATTGGGTTGGCGGCGAGGCGGACCTGCGCGCCCGTATCATCCGCACCATCGGCGCGCCGGCAGAGCGCTTTGCCGAAGACCACCTGCGCCTGCTGCGCGCGGTGCGCTTCGCCGCCCAGCTCGACTTCACCATCCAGCCGGAGACCTTCGCCGCCCTGAAAGCCACCGCGCCCAAAATCAAGACCACCAGCGCCGAGCGCATCCGCGAGGAATTGGTCAAGCTGTTTTGCCCGCCGCACGCCGCGCGCGGACTGGAGCTGCTCCGGGAAAGTGGTTTACTCGAACAGGTGCTCCCGGAGATCGCCGCCACCGTCACTTGCGAGCAGTCGCCCGATTACCATCCCGAGGGCACCGTCTTTAACCACCTCCGCCTGATGCTGCAGCATCTGCCGGCCCAGCCCGACCCGCTCCTGCCCTGGGCGGTCCTGCTCCATGATGTTGCCAAGCCCCTGACTGCCGCGCCGGACCCCAAAACGGGCTCCATCCACTTCTACGGCCACGAGAAGGTCGGCGCCGAAATGGCCGCGGAAATCCTGAAACGCCTCCGCTTCCCGCGCAAGCACCTCGAGCAGGTCGTCCAGGCGGTGCGCCATCACATGCAGTTCAAGGACGCCCTGGAGATGCGCAAGTCCACCTTGCGCCGGTTGATCCTGCGCCCGACCTTTCCGCTCGAACTGGCGCTCCACCGGCTCGACTGCCTCGGCTCCCATGGCGGTCTGACGGTCCATGACTACCTGCTCGCCCAGGCCCGGGAACTGGAGCACCAGCCCCAACTCCTCCCGCCGCTCCTGACAGGCCACGACCTGATTGCCCTGGGCATGAAGCCCGGCCCGGCCCTGGGCGCCCTGCTGGCGGAGATACGCGAAAAGCAGTTGCAGGAAGAGCTCAAAACCAGGGCCGAAGCGCGCCAATGGGCCAGGAAGCGTCTGGCCAGGGCCGCAGGCGGCAGGACCGCTATGGGGCCGCGGGCGGGTGCGCGATCAAGGTGA